A single window of uncultured Pseudodesulfovibrio sp. DNA harbors:
- a CDS encoding DNA translocase FtsK 4TM domain-containing protein — protein MVKKRKTTVQHDKKGRGPEFIGLFFLFMSAFLFLSLLSFSPGDPSFNQSVTSGAPVQNVVGYAGAYCAGFLVTVFGLGALFWPIYFLYLGLTKFVSKLKLSATRWLGLVGLFVAFEAWAMHPWFSTVPHDAYGLIGSGYFGRDIITRFTMPYLRPVGTFLLWLFVTIISFQGVLGFTWASVWNALVQWWDAYREGALERQEARKDRKEAKASTKEAKKKESSQEDMGLQFVDLESETPVKPKPRSKPKSKNVVKSTAQKVSGNGDLPTTELLTPPVARKTSQTQQVLQPLADRLKECLNDFNVQGEIQQVVPGPVVTMFEFKPAPGIKVSKIENLTDDIALALRAESVRIEAPIPGKDSVGIEIPNIDREMVFLREVLESEEFTSSKSPLTLALGKDIHGATKVADLAKMPHLLVAGATGAGKSVGINGFLLSLLYKAGPEDVKLLLVDPKRIELAPYAELPHLVHPVVTDMNLAKSALEWAVFEMDCRYKKMAQLGVRNIEGYNQKLASMGDNLPEEFQHMKSMPYLVIIIDELADLMMTAAKDVEQCIVRLAQLARAAGIHMILATQRPSVDVVTGIIKANFPTRISFFVTSKFDSRTILDGVGAERLLGKGDMLFKPSGGKLKRMHGAYVDETEIAHVVKFWKESIPQEFELDFSDWKQKSGDGGGSGPAGQSDDPVYDEAVQFVLTQGKASISLLQRRFRIGFNRAARFIEQMETEGILGPQEGSKPRKVLKSE, from the coding sequence ATGGTAAAAAAGCGGAAAACAACAGTACAGCATGACAAAAAAGGGCGTGGTCCAGAATTTATAGGACTGTTTTTCCTGTTTATGTCGGCCTTTCTGTTTCTGAGCCTCTTATCATTTAGCCCTGGCGATCCGAGCTTTAATCAGTCTGTGACATCAGGCGCACCCGTGCAGAATGTGGTCGGGTATGCCGGAGCATACTGCGCCGGTTTTCTTGTCACTGTTTTTGGCCTAGGTGCTTTATTTTGGCCAATTTATTTTTTGTATCTCGGTTTGACCAAGTTTGTGTCCAAATTGAAACTTTCCGCCACCCGTTGGTTAGGCCTTGTTGGGTTGTTTGTCGCATTTGAAGCATGGGCTATGCATCCATGGTTTTCCACGGTGCCCCATGACGCTTACGGTCTTATTGGGAGTGGGTATTTCGGTCGCGATATCATTACGCGATTTACCATGCCGTACTTGCGGCCCGTCGGGACATTTCTCCTGTGGCTTTTTGTCACCATTATTTCCTTTCAGGGTGTCCTCGGTTTTACATGGGCCTCCGTGTGGAATGCTTTGGTTCAATGGTGGGATGCCTATCGTGAAGGCGCTCTAGAGCGGCAAGAAGCACGCAAGGATCGCAAGGAAGCTAAGGCTTCGACAAAAGAAGCAAAAAAGAAAGAATCATCCCAAGAAGATATGGGGTTGCAGTTTGTTGATCTCGAGTCGGAAACGCCGGTAAAACCAAAACCGCGTTCAAAACCGAAATCAAAGAATGTTGTCAAATCCACTGCTCAAAAAGTTTCTGGCAATGGAGATCTTCCTACCACAGAACTTTTGACTCCTCCTGTTGCTCGTAAAACCAGTCAGACACAGCAAGTCTTGCAGCCTTTGGCTGACAGGCTCAAAGAATGTTTGAATGATTTTAACGTTCAAGGTGAAATTCAACAGGTTGTTCCCGGTCCCGTAGTGACCATGTTTGAATTTAAGCCCGCGCCGGGTATCAAGGTCAGCAAGATTGAAAATCTGACAGATGATATTGCACTGGCTTTGCGTGCTGAATCCGTCCGTATTGAAGCGCCAATTCCTGGTAAAGACAGTGTAGGGATCGAAATTCCCAATATCGATCGTGAAATGGTTTTCTTGCGGGAAGTGCTTGAATCAGAAGAGTTTACAAGTTCAAAGTCGCCGTTAACTTTAGCGCTTGGTAAAGACATTCATGGAGCGACCAAAGTTGCTGATCTGGCTAAAATGCCACACCTTTTGGTCGCAGGTGCGACTGGTGCGGGCAAGTCTGTTGGTATCAATGGCTTTTTGTTGAGTCTGTTATATAAGGCTGGCCCTGAAGACGTTAAACTTCTGCTGGTCGACCCTAAGCGTATTGAGTTGGCGCCGTATGCGGAGTTGCCTCATCTGGTACATCCGGTTGTCACGGATATGAATCTTGCCAAGAGCGCATTGGAATGGGCTGTGTTCGAGATGGATTGTCGATACAAAAAAATGGCCCAGCTTGGTGTGCGTAATATTGAAGGCTACAACCAAAAGCTGGCTTCCATGGGCGATAATCTCCCAGAAGAATTTCAACACATGAAGTCAATGCCATATTTGGTTATAATTATTGATGAGTTAGCAGATTTGATGATGACAGCCGCTAAGGACGTGGAACAATGCATCGTTCGTTTGGCGCAGTTGGCCCGTGCTGCCGGAATTCATATGATTCTGGCTACACAGCGTCCCAGTGTGGATGTTGTCACCGGTATCATCAAGGCCAACTTCCCCACGCGTATATCCTTTTTTGTGACTTCAAAGTTTGATTCGCGAACCATTTTGGATGGCGTGGGGGCAGAACGTTTGCTTGGCAAAGGGGATATGCTTTTCAAGCCCAGCGGTGGTAAACTTAAGCGTATGCATGGAGCGTACGTAGATGAGACGGAAATTGCGCATGTCGTCAAGTTCTGGAAGGAATCCATACCGCAGGAATTTGAACTTGATTTTTCTGATTGGAAGCAGAAATCAGGTGACGGCGGTGGTTCTGGCCCTGCCGGGCAGTCTGATGATCCTGTATATGATGAGGCGGTACAGTTCGTGCTTACTCAAGGCAAGGCTTCTATTTCTTTGTTGCAACGACGTTTCAGAATTGGTTTTAACCGTGCTGCACGTTTTATCGAACAAATGGAAACAGAAGGTATTCTTGGCCCACAGGAAGGCAGCAAGCCTCGCAAGGTTCTCAAGTCTGAATAA
- a CDS encoding outer membrane lipoprotein carrier protein LolA, with protein MSRLYILCVTFFCTLLIPLTAIAAEPVAPEDLPDLIQQRYETLKTFQADFVQELTNVASGEVETREGKIWFRQQSQVRWETTKPENELLVVGPEFAWNYIEDEELAIKYSVASLLDSKTILRFISGQANIKEDFVVKTEWQGADAVRERWGKGFTVLQLVPKEAEPGMVLAFVGVESDTGLLRQVMIVDFYGNGNELRLSNVELDVDLSPEMFTFVPPQGTQVEDNTQGF; from the coding sequence ATGTCTAGATTGTATATTTTGTGTGTAACGTTTTTTTGTACTTTGTTGATTCCTTTAACCGCGATTGCAGCGGAACCCGTGGCTCCAGAAGATTTGCCTGACCTTATTCAGCAACGATATGAAACTTTGAAGACTTTTCAGGCCGATTTTGTTCAGGAGTTGACCAATGTTGCCAGTGGCGAAGTGGAAACCCGTGAGGGGAAAATATGGTTCCGTCAGCAGTCACAAGTGCGGTGGGAAACCACCAAGCCGGAAAACGAATTGCTCGTCGTCGGGCCGGAGTTTGCCTGGAATTACATTGAGGACGAAGAGCTTGCTATCAAATACAGTGTGGCAAGTCTTTTGGATTCAAAGACCATTTTGCGCTTTATATCCGGTCAGGCCAACATCAAGGAAGATTTTGTAGTTAAGACGGAGTGGCAGGGTGCCGATGCCGTCCGTGAGCGGTGGGGCAAGGGCTTTACCGTATTGCAGCTCGTTCCCAAGGAAGCTGAACCGGGTATGGTTCTCGCCTTTGTGGGCGTAGAATCAGACACCGGTTTGCTTCGACAGGTTATGATTGTTGATTTTTATGGAAACGGCAATGAACTCAGGTTGTCCAATGTCGAGTTGGATGTAGATTTGTCGCCTGAAATGTTTACCTTTGTTCCGCCTCAGGGAACGCAGGTAGAAGACAATACTCAGGGGTTCTAA
- a CDS encoding pseudouridine synthase, with the protein MSNEKKQIRLNKFIAQCGVTSRRGADDLVFSGQVTVNDTTADSPGIKVDPDVDAVTVNGRSIRLPGKAGDITLILHKPIETVTTVNDPQGRQTVLDFLPNEIRKLRPFPVGRLDYFSEGLLLLTTDGDLCYRLTHPKYHLPKVYQVTVRGTVPESAVKTMRQGMTLPEGDKLAPAKVELKRPVAGTQQVEITLIQGINRQIRRMCDILGLTILHLRRVKQGPVNLGNLKRGMWRELTKSELQALKKAVKLI; encoded by the coding sequence ATGTCCAATGAAAAAAAACAAATCCGACTGAATAAATTTATCGCCCAGTGCGGAGTAACCTCCCGTCGCGGCGCAGATGACCTCGTCTTCAGTGGTCAGGTAACCGTTAACGATACAACTGCAGATTCCCCCGGAATCAAAGTTGACCCTGATGTAGATGCTGTCACGGTTAATGGCAGATCCATCAGGCTCCCCGGTAAAGCCGGAGATATAACGCTAATCCTGCACAAACCCATAGAAACGGTTACAACGGTTAATGACCCGCAGGGAAGACAGACAGTTCTTGACTTTCTTCCCAATGAAATCAGAAAATTGAGACCCTTTCCCGTAGGCCGTCTGGATTATTTTTCTGAAGGCCTGCTCTTGCTGACCACGGACGGAGACCTGTGCTATCGCCTCACCCATCCTAAATACCATCTGCCCAAAGTCTATCAGGTGACAGTGCGTGGCACAGTGCCTGAATCAGCGGTCAAGACCATGCGTCAAGGCATGACGCTCCCTGAAGGCGACAAGCTGGCACCTGCCAAAGTAGAATTGAAGAGGCCTGTCGCAGGCACCCAACAAGTCGAAATCACACTTATTCAAGGAATAAATCGACAGATTCGTCGCATGTGTGACATCTTGGGACTCACCATTCTTCACCTCAGGCGGGTCAAGCAAGGCCCTGTGAACTTGGGAAATCTCAAACGCGGTATGTGGCGCGAGTTGACAAAGAGTGAACTTCAGGCTCTAAAAAAAGCCGTTAAGCTCATTTAG
- the yedF gene encoding sulfurtransferase-like selenium metabolism protein YedF, translating to MTDISLDCKGLPCPQPVLKAKKTLENQTPERLLVTVDNEAAKENVSRFLATHGYEVSTEMNGSNIVVTACKLETEECEICKVMSRQEIEDLDNQKILIFIASDVMGAGDDELGSSLIFNFLSTLKELGNDLWRIVMVNGGVKLAVKDSRCLDALQELEKDGVSILVCGTCLEFFGLTAQKRVGDVTNMLDIVTSFQLATKTIRV from the coding sequence ATGACTGATATTTCACTCGACTGCAAAGGTCTGCCGTGCCCTCAACCTGTGCTTAAAGCAAAAAAAACTTTAGAAAATCAAACGCCTGAACGTCTTTTGGTCACAGTCGACAATGAAGCGGCAAAAGAAAATGTCTCCCGTTTTTTGGCAACACACGGTTACGAAGTTTCAACCGAAATGAACGGTTCCAACATTGTCGTGACCGCTTGCAAATTAGAAACCGAAGAATGCGAAATATGCAAGGTCATGTCCAGACAGGAAATCGAAGATCTCGATAATCAAAAAATATTGATTTTCATTGCTTCGGACGTCATGGGTGCTGGTGATGACGAACTTGGCTCCAGCCTCATATTCAACTTCCTGAGCACACTCAAGGAGCTTGGAAACGATTTGTGGCGCATTGTCATGGTCAACGGAGGCGTGAAGCTGGCCGTCAAAGACAGTCGATGTCTTGATGCATTACAAGAGCTTGAAAAAGATGGCGTTTCCATTCTTGTCTGTGGAACTTGTCTTGAATTTTTCGGACTGACTGCACAAAAAAGGGTGGGTGATGTGACTAATATGCTCGACATTGTAACCAGTTTCCAGCTTGCCACAAAGACAATTCGTGTCTAA
- a CDS encoding lysophospholipid acyltransferase family protein, producing the protein MKIPFDPLRLVPFVSAVFNGWSRSLRFEEHGNFESLIEQSRQGKPFIFALWHGELFPLAAYAKRFDCRFAIIVSQSKDGEFIARFLERNGHTTVRGSSSRGGVKALIQTKRLILKEKLIGGITVDGPRGPRHKAKDGVILLAQRTGAQIVPLRASVLRKKVFNSWDKFVVPYPFSKCHFHVGEPMDVTSDKLDKDVLRRERERLEKRLLALGSE; encoded by the coding sequence ATGAAAATACCATTTGATCCATTGCGCTTGGTTCCATTCGTTTCAGCTGTTTTTAACGGGTGGAGTAGGAGTTTACGTTTTGAAGAACATGGTAATTTTGAGTCTTTGATTGAACAAAGTAGACAAGGCAAGCCCTTCATTTTTGCGCTATGGCATGGAGAATTATTTCCTTTAGCGGCCTACGCAAAACGGTTTGATTGTCGATTTGCGATCATTGTTAGTCAAAGTAAGGATGGGGAATTTATTGCTCGGTTTCTTGAACGTAACGGACATACCACTGTCCGTGGGTCGAGTTCTCGGGGCGGTGTGAAAGCTCTCATCCAAACAAAGCGTTTAATATTAAAAGAAAAATTAATTGGCGGAATAACTGTTGATGGTCCGCGAGGGCCTCGGCATAAGGCCAAGGACGGTGTTATTTTGCTTGCTCAAAGGACTGGAGCACAAATTGTACCTTTGCGGGCGTCTGTTTTGCGAAAAAAGGTGTTCAATTCCTGGGATAAATTTGTGGTTCCGTATCCGTTTTCTAAATGTCATTTTCATGTTGGTGAACCGATGGATGTGACTTCGGATAAATTGGATAAGGATGTTTTGAGACGAGAGAGAGAGCGTTTGGAAAAACGATTGCTTGCACTCGGATCAGAATAA
- the gcvT gene encoding glycine cleavage system aminomethyltransferase GcvT, producing MESLATTPLTEWHRENGAKMAPFAGFDMPVQYKGIIVEHKHTRSKAGIFDISHMGEFKLSGVGAKDGLNKVVSHDLETLAPGKCRYGFLLNESGGINDDLIIYCTAEDEYMLVVNGACRQKDFDHIRANLPASLILTDVSDETAKIDVQGPESLEVLNTLLGSKWNHLKYFNFEKTDVTGFPMIISRTGYTGELGYELYLPSDKVLEVWEKLAADERVEPVGLGARDTLRLEIGYPLYGQDLDEDHTPKEAGAGFFLKKESEYIGKSGLAEAKESLIALSIEGRRTARHHDEVLLPNGEKTGVITSGSFAPSLGHCIALAYVRAEDADGNEFIVKTARVELKAQKVALPFFKDGTARKKVD from the coding sequence TTGGAATCTCTCGCCACAACACCGCTCACTGAGTGGCATCGAGAAAACGGTGCCAAAATGGCACCGTTCGCCGGATTTGACATGCCAGTGCAATACAAGGGCATTATTGTCGAACACAAGCATACCCGCTCCAAGGCCGGTATATTCGACATCAGCCATATGGGTGAATTCAAGTTATCCGGCGTCGGCGCAAAAGACGGCCTAAACAAAGTCGTCAGCCATGACTTGGAAACACTGGCTCCGGGCAAATGCCGCTATGGCTTCCTGCTCAATGAATCAGGCGGCATTAATGATGATCTCATTATCTACTGCACAGCCGAAGACGAATACATGCTGGTTGTTAATGGCGCATGTCGACAAAAAGACTTTGATCACATCCGGGCGAATCTGCCGGCAAGCTTGATCTTGACCGATGTGAGCGATGAAACGGCCAAAATCGACGTACAAGGTCCTGAAAGCCTGGAAGTCCTCAATACTTTGTTGGGATCCAAGTGGAATCATCTGAAATATTTTAATTTCGAAAAAACTGATGTTACCGGATTTCCCATGATCATCAGTCGTACTGGCTATACAGGCGAACTCGGATATGAACTCTATCTCCCATCGGACAAAGTTCTGGAAGTTTGGGAAAAGCTTGCAGCAGATGAACGAGTAGAACCCGTTGGACTTGGGGCCAGAGATACCTTGCGACTGGAAATAGGCTATCCGCTTTATGGTCAGGATCTGGATGAAGACCACACCCCCAAAGAAGCTGGAGCTGGTTTCTTCCTGAAAAAAGAAAGCGAGTACATTGGAAAATCCGGCTTGGCAGAGGCTAAGGAATCCTTGATCGCCCTGAGCATTGAAGGACGCCGCACTGCACGACATCATGACGAAGTCTTACTGCCCAACGGAGAAAAGACAGGGGTAATCACCAGCGGATCTTTCGCCCCAAGTTTAGGACACTGCATCGCACTGGCGTATGTTCGAGCAGAGGATGCCGATGGCAATGAATTTATCGTAAAGACAGCCCGTGTAGAACTGAAAGCACAAAAAGTAGCCCTCCCCTTCTTCAAGGACGGCACGGCAAGGAAAAAAGTCGACTAA
- a CDS encoding DUF6485 family protein, which yields MKKKDQCPRAKINEKYCTCTAACDKHGLCCECLHYHRQRGELPACYFTAEEERTFNRSVEFFIQRRA from the coding sequence ATGAAAAAGAAAGATCAGTGTCCCAGGGCGAAAATAAACGAAAAATATTGTACATGTACGGCAGCATGCGACAAGCATGGGCTTTGTTGCGAGTGTCTGCATTACCACCGGCAGCGTGGCGAACTGCCTGCTTGTTATTTTACAGCTGAAGAGGAGCGGACGTTTAATCGGTCTGTGGAATTCTTTATCCAGCGGAGGGCATAG
- a CDS encoding NUDIX domain-containing protein, giving the protein MIFNKKPLEPTQDNQPIEVVDGKNRPLAVLSKTTVHRQLLVHRSVQVIVLNPDGKIFLQKRNNNKQFFPGRWDISARTHPRAGESNYDAGLRALKDELNLEVEHLHFWMEIPAGPETGFEHVTLYTVPKNIHPITPNTDEVSEGFYYSLEEMTCLVKEFKELLTPNLVILWETGLMTNM; this is encoded by the coding sequence ATGATTTTCAATAAAAAACCACTGGAACCGACCCAAGACAACCAACCGATAGAAGTTGTTGACGGAAAGAATCGTCCTTTAGCCGTTCTTTCTAAAACGACAGTACACCGACAATTACTGGTACACCGTTCAGTACAAGTCATCGTATTGAACCCTGATGGGAAAATTTTTCTCCAAAAAAGAAACAATAACAAACAGTTCTTCCCCGGTCGATGGGACATTTCTGCCCGCACCCACCCTCGAGCGGGAGAATCCAACTATGACGCAGGGCTACGCGCACTCAAAGATGAATTGAATCTGGAAGTCGAGCATCTTCATTTTTGGATGGAAATTCCAGCCGGACCAGAAACCGGATTTGAACACGTCACACTCTACACTGTTCCCAAAAACATACACCCGATCACCCCTAACACGGATGAAGTCTCTGAAGGATTTTATTATTCTCTGGAAGAAATGACCTGTCTTGTCAAAGAATTCAAAGAATTACTAACTCCCAACCTTGTTATCCTCTGGGAAACGGGCTTAATGACGAACATGTAA
- the rimI gene encoding ribosomal protein S18-alanine N-acetyltransferase, whose amino-acid sequence MCEKVVVVLGEEDVQDLIDLEAQCFEYHWTREQFLLGLSKKAFRVFGVRSEEVLAGYIAFSLIEDEMEILNLAIRPEFRRHGLAALLLADSFRVCEENNIKKSFLDVKVSNEPALSLYRKFGYKKIGVRKRYYPDTKEDALLFRYDFPQKD is encoded by the coding sequence ATGTGTGAAAAGGTAGTTGTCGTGCTGGGCGAAGAGGATGTCCAGGATCTAATCGATCTGGAGGCTCAGTGTTTTGAGTATCACTGGACTCGTGAACAATTCCTTCTTGGCTTATCCAAAAAGGCCTTCAGAGTTTTTGGTGTACGATCTGAAGAAGTACTTGCCGGATACATCGCCTTTTCGTTGATTGAAGATGAAATGGAGATTCTTAATTTGGCCATTCGCCCCGAATTTAGAAGACATGGGTTGGCTGCGCTATTACTGGCAGATAGTTTCAGGGTGTGTGAAGAGAACAACATCAAAAAGAGTTTTTTGGATGTTAAAGTATCCAATGAACCAGCCTTGTCACTTTATAGGAAATTCGGATACAAAAAGATTGGTGTTAGAAAAAGATACTACCCCGACACCAAAGAAGATGCATTGCTTTTTAGGTATGATTTCCCCCAAAAAGACTGA
- a CDS encoding phosphoglycerate kinase gives MLFIDQVDIVGKKLLFRVDFNVPLENGVITDDNRIQAAIPTLKYALDKGASIILCAHLGKPKGKVVPELSLAPVAKRTSELLGIDVELVPGLLSSQAGEKAAALKPGQAIMLDNLRYNPEETGKTAAERGDFGQRLASLADIYVNDAFGVAHRENASVVDIPKFASVSCGGFLLKKEQEFLGDALQNPKRPYVCVSGGAKVSTKLGILTNLLGKVDDIIIGGAMANTFMLAKGYEVGNSLVETELVEDARSIMDKAESMGSKLHLPIDYIYASSHDAVEAGGICAANEIPSDSMVLDIGPETVKSFVAVLGRSKTIVWNGPMGLFETPAFAKGSLAVCEAIANIDDALSIVGGGDTDAVVHLMHLADKFSFISTGGGSFLEFLEGKELPAFIALKEGLNS, from the coding sequence ATGCTTTTTATTGATCAAGTTGATATTGTAGGAAAAAAACTGCTTTTTCGCGTAGACTTCAATGTTCCTCTTGAAAATGGTGTAATTACTGACGATAACCGTATCCAGGCGGCCATTCCAACTCTTAAATATGCCTTGGACAAAGGAGCTTCGATTATCCTTTGTGCGCATCTTGGGAAACCTAAGGGAAAGGTTGTACCGGAGTTGTCTCTAGCTCCCGTAGCAAAGCGAACAAGTGAACTTCTTGGAATAGATGTAGAGCTTGTGCCTGGGCTGTTAAGTAGTCAGGCTGGAGAAAAGGCGGCTGCACTCAAGCCTGGCCAGGCGATTATGCTGGACAATCTCCGGTATAATCCTGAAGAAACGGGAAAGACGGCGGCGGAGCGGGGCGATTTTGGTCAAAGACTTGCTTCTCTTGCGGATATTTATGTCAATGATGCTTTTGGTGTTGCCCATCGAGAAAATGCTTCTGTTGTGGATATTCCCAAGTTTGCTTCAGTGAGTTGTGGCGGGTTCCTTTTGAAAAAGGAACAGGAATTTCTTGGAGATGCTTTGCAAAATCCAAAACGGCCATATGTTTGTGTTTCTGGTGGAGCCAAGGTATCCACTAAATTGGGAATTTTGACCAATCTGCTTGGTAAGGTCGACGACATCATTATTGGTGGTGCCATGGCCAACACTTTTATGCTCGCCAAGGGCTATGAAGTCGGTAATTCCCTTGTTGAAACAGAATTGGTGGAGGACGCCCGTTCAATCATGGATAAGGCCGAGTCCATGGGGTCAAAGCTTCATTTGCCTATTGATTATATTTATGCCAGCTCGCATGATGCGGTCGAAGCTGGTGGTATTTGTGCCGCTAATGAGATTCCCTCTGATTCCATGGTGTTGGATATCGGGCCGGAAACCGTTAAGTCCTTTGTCGCTGTTCTTGGTCGATCCAAGACTATTGTTTGGAACGGGCCTATGGGGTTGTTTGAAACACCTGCTTTTGCCAAAGGGTCTCTGGCTGTTTGTGAAGCCATAGCCAACATTGATGATGCGCTCAGTATTGTCGGAGGTGGAGATACGGATGCCGTTGTTCATTTGATGCACCTAGCTGACAAATTTAGTTTTATTTCAACCGGAGGCGGTTCGTTCCTTGAATTTCTTGAAGGCAAGGAATTACCTGCTTTTATTGCATTAAAGGAGGGCTTGAATTCATGA
- the tpiA gene encoding triose-phosphate isomerase: MKKLMAANWKMYKTCDEAKATAEALIKLAAATLPADREVLVFPPFTALKSVADALAWQEGFFAGGQDYYIEEEGAFTGEISPQMLLDAGAAYGLTGHSERRHVLGEDDSYIGQKTAYGLASGLKVILCVGEKIDERKGGQVEEVLERQIRVGLKDVPTDVAPDRLSIAYEPVWAIGTGEVAGPEEISAAHGFVRKILISIFGNNANEMRLLYGGSVKPGNCAEIIELDNVDGVLVGGASLDGESFSQIVLA; the protein is encoded by the coding sequence ATGAAGAAACTCATGGCTGCCAATTGGAAGATGTACAAGACCTGCGATGAAGCCAAAGCTACGGCTGAGGCGTTGATCAAACTCGCGGCTGCTACTTTGCCTGCTGATCGAGAGGTGCTTGTTTTTCCGCCCTTTACCGCATTGAAAAGCGTGGCAGATGCTTTGGCCTGGCAGGAAGGCTTTTTTGCTGGTGGACAAGATTACTATATAGAAGAAGAGGGCGCTTTTACTGGAGAGATATCTCCGCAAATGTTGCTGGATGCAGGGGCTGCATATGGACTGACGGGACATTCTGAGCGTCGACATGTTCTTGGCGAGGATGATTCGTATATCGGCCAAAAGACAGCCTATGGGCTTGCCAGTGGCCTTAAAGTCATTCTGTGCGTCGGAGAGAAGATCGACGAGAGAAAGGGTGGTCAGGTAGAAGAGGTTCTTGAGCGACAAATTCGTGTTGGACTAAAAGATGTTCCAACAGATGTTGCTCCGGATCGATTGAGTATAGCCTATGAACCCGTGTGGGCGATTGGTACAGGAGAAGTGGCTGGACCTGAAGAAATTTCAGCAGCTCACGGATTTGTTCGGAAAATCCTTATTTCGATTTTTGGAAATAATGCTAATGAAATGAGGTTGTTATACGGAGGTAGCGTCAAGCCGGGTAATTGTGCTGAGATTATTGAGCTTGACAATGTCGACGGAGTGTTGGTAGGAGGCGCGAGCTTAGACGGCGAAAGCTTCAGTCAGATTGTTTTGGCCTGA
- the secG gene encoding preprotein translocase subunit SecG, which translates to MDTLVIVIHVLACIFLIGAVMLQSGHEGMGVIFGGGSSSMFGSSGAGGLLVKVTAGLATVFLITSLGYNILSGNKVADQDSIMLQSNTVETTAPAEPAKPGITFQDSGDAKSE; encoded by the coding sequence GTGGATACCTTGGTCATAGTCATTCATGTTTTGGCTTGCATCTTTTTGATCGGTGCAGTAATGCTGCAGTCCGGCCACGAGGGGATGGGAGTCATCTTCGGCGGCGGAAGCAGTTCAATGTTCGGTAGCTCCGGTGCAGGCGGACTCCTGGTGAAAGTCACCGCGGGCCTGGCAACGGTTTTCTTGATCACCTCTCTTGGGTACAACATCCTGAGTGGTAACAAAGTAGCCGATCAAGACTCCATCATGTTGCAAAGCAACACGGTAGAGACAACTGCTCCGGCAGAGCCGGCCAAGCCGGGTATTACATTCCAGGATTCTGGAGACGCCAAGAGCGAATAG
- a CDS encoding tetratricopeptide repeat protein — MKERYLRYILILTFLMTFLTGCMSVMVERQGTKAYMKKDYTTARLKYEEAVDQGNSNAMYHLAVMYAEGQGVQQDYPKAADLLEQAVEQGDNNARLMLGLFNIYGDGIPQNPDKGATLITAAADDGNDTAMYYLANLYAAGLGVSRDLNKAEYWMHEAKSAGFPVKDKLLTQKGLAALYAN; from the coding sequence ATGAAGGAACGTTATCTCAGATACATCCTGATTCTTACATTCCTAATGACGTTTCTGACCGGCTGTATGAGCGTCATGGTCGAACGTCAGGGAACCAAGGCATATATGAAAAAAGATTATACTACTGCCCGGCTGAAGTACGAGGAAGCCGTGGATCAAGGCAATTCCAACGCGATGTATCATCTCGCTGTAATGTATGCGGAAGGCCAAGGCGTCCAACAGGATTACCCCAAGGCTGCCGACCTACTTGAACAAGCTGTTGAGCAAGGAGATAACAACGCCCGACTCATGTTGGGATTGTTTAATATCTACGGTGACGGCATCCCCCAAAATCCCGACAAAGGCGCGACCTTGATTACTGCCGCAGCCGATGACGGCAACGACACAGCCATGTATTATCTGGCCAATCTCTATGCTGCGGGCCTTGGCGTAAGCAGAGACCTCAACAAAGCCGAGTACTGGATGCATGAGGCAAAGAGTGCAGGATTCCCGGTTAAAGATAAGCTTCTGACGCAAAAAGGTCTTGCGGCTTTGTACGCAAACTAA